One window from the genome of Ailuropoda melanoleuca isolate Jingjing chromosome 5, ASM200744v2, whole genome shotgun sequence encodes:
- the LOC100470259 gene encoding TBC1 domain family member 7 codes for MTEDSQRNFRSVYYEKVGFRGVEEKKSLEILLKDDRLDIEKLCTFSQRFPLPSMYRALVWKVLLGILPPHHESHAQVMMYRKEQYCDVLHALKVVRFVSDATPQVEVYLRMYQLESGKLPRSPSFPLEPEDEVFLAIAKAVEEMVEDSVDCYWIIRCFVNQLNNKYRESLPQLPKAFEQYLNLEDSRLLSHLKTCSALSRLPYDLWFKRCFAGCLPESSLQRVWDKVVSGSCKILVFIAVEILLTFKIKVMALNSAEKITKFLENIPQDSSDAIVSKAIDLWHKHCGTPVHSA; via the exons ATGACTGAGGACTCTCAGAGAAACTTCCGTTCAGTATATTATGAGAAAGTGGGGTTTCGTGGagttgaagaaaagaaatcattggAAATTCTCCTAAAAGATGACCGGCTGG aTATCGAGAAACTTTGTACTTTTAGTCAGAGGTTCCCTCTCCCATCCATGTACCGTGCGCTGGTATGGAAGGTGCTTCTAG GGATCCTGCCTCCGCACCATGAATCCCACGCCCAGGTGATGATGTATCGCAAGGAGCAGTACTGTGATGTCCTTCATGCCCTGAAAGTTGTTCGCTTTGTCAGCGATGCCACACCTCAGGTTGAAGTCTATCTCCGCATGTATCAGCTGGAGTCTGGGAAGTTGCCTCGAAGTCCCTCCTTTCCACTG GAGCCTGAAGATGAAGTATTTCTTGCCATTGCCAAAGCTGTGGAAGAGATGGTAGAGGATAGTGTCGACTGTTACTGGATCATCCGATGCTTCGTGAACCAATTAAATAACAAATACCGGGAGTCTTTACCCCAGCTG CCAAAAGCTTTTGAACAATACTTGAATCTGGAAGATAGCCGTTTGCTGAGTCATCTGAAGACGTGTTCCGCGCTGTCCAGACTTCCTTACGATCTCTGGTTCAAGAGGTGCTTCGCGGGGTGCTTGCCTGAATCCAGTTTACAGAG ggTTTGGGATAAAGTTGTAAGTGGATCCTGTAAGATCCTAGTTTTTATAGCTGTGGAAATTTtattaacctttaaaataaaagtaatggcTCTGAACAGTGCAGAGAAGATAACAAAGTTTCTGGAAAAT ATTCCCCAGGACAGCTCGGACGCGATTGTGAGCAAGGCCATCGACTTGTGGCACAAACACTGTGGGACCCCAGTGCACTCAGCCTGA